One stretch of Tenacibaculum sp. MAR_2010_89 DNA includes these proteins:
- a CDS encoding carboxypeptidase-like regulatory domain-containing protein, protein MKKLIILLLFPTLIFAQKTALVKGRITNKYNSPIEGVAISYLQKGTTTDQNGNYQFTIPIRKTVKVTFSHVSFKIITKKFTARGKRTFNFSPTLEYINEKLEEVVVKNNKKEAQGITKININKVKNIVGANAGVENILMTLPGVSNNNELSTQYNVRGGNFDENLVYVNGIEIYRPFLIRSGQQEGLSFINPHMIQNINFSAGGFQAKYGDKLSSVLDITYRKPKEFGVQLDLSLLGGSFTVEDLFLKDKLSAMVGVRYRDNSLFVNSKQTEVNFRPEFTDIQSAFSYTASNELTLNFLGNFSLNNYNYKPLTRKTRFGTIANPLELIVFYRGQEKDRFKTLFGAFSADYQVNENLKLTGTISSFNTQEEEYFDIAASYNLGEVDSNVGSENFGEVKFSQGIGSQINHARNDLDALINSAQIRATLKDGKNEWKAGIKYQTENIKDRINEWEVIDSLGFSVRPPHHSTNNQPYLPYTGPIEPFKRVKAKNNVDINRASGFIQFSRKTEWNNHKVWINLGVRSHAWTVNTNNQPSKSQITFSPRVQFAIKPDWEKDMLFRISGGWYSQPPFYKELRDYDGIAHPEVKAQKSIHLVAGNDYSFTLWERPFKLTTELYYKNLTDVNSYSVDNVRIRYRADNITEAYAYGLDLRINGEFVPGNDSWISFGYLKTEENINNQGYIARPTDQRLKFGMLFQDYVPNLPDLKAYLNIVYNTGVPGGAPAYADVYQYQNRLNDYKRADLGVSYVVADINKQHSNGFLRHFKELTIGLELFNVFDIRNAITNTWVRDAYSKRQYAIPNFMTGRVMNFNVKMKF, encoded by the coding sequence TTGAAGAAACTAATCATATTACTTTTATTCCCAACACTTATTTTTGCTCAAAAAACAGCATTAGTTAAAGGAAGAATTACCAACAAGTATAACTCGCCAATTGAAGGTGTTGCTATATCTTACTTACAAAAAGGAACTACAACTGATCAAAACGGTAACTATCAATTTACTATTCCTATAAGAAAAACAGTAAAAGTTACTTTTAGCCATGTTTCCTTCAAAATAATAACTAAAAAGTTTACAGCAAGAGGTAAAAGAACTTTTAATTTTTCTCCAACTTTAGAATATATAAATGAAAAGTTAGAAGAAGTTGTTGTTAAAAACAATAAGAAAGAAGCACAAGGAATTACAAAAATAAATATTAACAAAGTAAAAAACATTGTTGGCGCAAATGCTGGTGTAGAAAATATATTAATGACCTTGCCAGGTGTTAGTAATAATAATGAATTAAGTACACAGTATAATGTACGAGGTGGTAATTTTGATGAGAACTTAGTGTACGTAAATGGGATTGAAATATACCGTCCTTTCTTAATCCGTTCTGGGCAGCAAGAAGGTCTTAGTTTTATTAATCCACATATGATACAGAACATTAATTTTTCTGCTGGTGGATTTCAAGCTAAATATGGAGATAAACTTTCTTCTGTTTTAGATATCACCTATAGGAAACCTAAAGAGTTTGGAGTTCAATTAGACCTTAGTTTGTTAGGAGGGAGTTTTACAGTAGAAGATCTTTTTTTAAAAGATAAACTTAGTGCTATGGTTGGGGTACGATACCGTGACAATAGTTTATTTGTAAATAGTAAACAAACAGAAGTTAATTTCAGACCAGAATTTACTGATATCCAATCAGCTTTCTCTTATACAGCTTCTAACGAATTAACACTTAATTTTCTTGGTAATTTTTCTTTAAACAATTATAATTATAAGCCTTTAACCCGTAAAACTAGGTTTGGTACAATTGCCAATCCTCTTGAATTAATTGTTTTTTATAGAGGTCAAGAAAAAGATCGTTTTAAAACTCTTTTTGGTGCTTTTTCAGCAGACTATCAAGTAAATGAAAATCTTAAACTAACAGGTACAATTTCTTCATTTAACACCCAAGAAGAAGAGTATTTTGATATAGCTGCTTCTTATAACTTGGGAGAAGTTGATAGTAATGTTGGTTCAGAAAATTTTGGTGAAGTTAAATTTTCTCAAGGGATTGGTTCTCAAATAAATCATGCTCGTAATGATTTAGATGCATTAATAAACTCTGCCCAAATAAGAGCTACATTAAAAGATGGAAAAAATGAATGGAAAGCTGGTATCAAATATCAAACTGAAAACATTAAAGACAGAATTAATGAATGGGAAGTAATTGATTCTCTAGGTTTCTCTGTGCGACCACCGCATCACTCTACAAACAATCAACCTTATTTACCATATACTGGACCAATTGAACCTTTTAAAAGAGTAAAAGCTAAAAATAATGTTGATATTAATAGAGCTTCTGGGTTTATTCAATTTAGTAGAAAAACAGAATGGAACAATCATAAAGTTTGGATAAATTTAGGAGTAAGATCACATGCTTGGACAGTAAACACAAACAACCAACCTTCTAAAAGCCAAATTACATTTAGTCCTAGAGTTCAATTTGCTATTAAACCAGACTGGGAAAAAGACATGCTATTCAGAATTTCTGGAGGATGGTACTCACAACCTCCTTTTTATAAAGAATTACGTGATTATGATGGAATAGCACACCCAGAAGTAAAAGCACAGAAATCAATTCATTTAGTAGCTGGTAACGATTATAGCTTTACACTTTGGGAACGTCCTTTTAAATTAACTACTGAATTGTATTATAAAAATTTAACTGATGTAAACTCTTATTCTGTTGACAATGTTCGTATTCGATACAGAGCAGATAATATTACTGAAGCGTATGCTTATGGATTAGACCTTAGAATAAATGGTGAATTTGTTCCTGGTAATGATAGTTGGATTAGTTTTGGGTATTTAAAAACAGAAGAAAACATTAATAATCAAGGATATATTGCTAGGCCAACTGATCAGCGTTTAAAGTTTGGAATGCTTTTTCAAGATTATGTACCTAATTTACCTGATTTAAAAGCTTACTTAAATATCGTATATAATACTGGAGTTCCTGGTGGTGCTCCAGCTTATGCTGATGTTTATCAATACCAAAATAGACTAAACGACTACAAGCGTGCTGATTTAGGTGTTTCTTATGTTGTAGCAGATATTAACAAACAACACTCTAATGGATTTTTACGTCATTTTAAAGAATTAACTATTGGGTTAGAGTTATTTAATGTTTTTGATATTCGTAATGCAATTACCAATACTTGGGTACGTGATGCTTATAGTAAACGTCAATACGCTATACCTAACTTTATGACTGGAAGAGTTATGAATTTTAATGTTAAAATGAAATTTTAA
- the rlmF gene encoding 23S rRNA (adenine(1618)-N(6))-methyltransferase RlmF → MKSLHPNNLHNSDYNFTVLKEKYPKIGKFVVEKFGKETIEFSDPVAVKEFNKALLLAYYNIKYWEFPDTNLCPPVPGRVDYIHYLADLLGNEKNVKVLDIGTGASCIYPLLGNAVYNWNFIGTDIDADSLKIAQKNIDNNNLGNSIELRFQKDETNILKGLLQPNDSFTAMMCNPPFYKSEEEARGANRRKSRNLGNNAVRNFAGNSNELWYVGGEKAFLHTYLYESSLYPKASKWFTSLVSKKENIKSLENSSKKLGVTEFKVISMNQGNKVTRIACWRF, encoded by the coding sequence ATGAAATCACTACATCCTAATAATTTACATAATAGCGATTATAATTTTACTGTTCTTAAAGAGAAATATCCTAAAATAGGAAAGTTTGTTGTAGAGAAATTTGGTAAAGAAACTATTGAGTTTTCCGATCCAGTAGCAGTTAAAGAGTTTAATAAAGCTTTATTATTGGCGTATTATAATATTAAGTATTGGGAGTTTCCTGATACTAATCTATGTCCGCCAGTTCCTGGTAGGGTAGATTATATTCATTATCTCGCTGATTTATTAGGAAATGAAAAGAATGTTAAAGTATTGGATATAGGAACTGGGGCCAGTTGTATTTACCCTTTATTAGGAAATGCAGTTTATAACTGGAATTTTATAGGTACCGATATAGATGCTGATTCACTAAAGATAGCCCAAAAAAACATTGACAATAATAATTTGGGAAATAGTATTGAATTGCGTTTTCAAAAAGATGAGACAAATATTTTAAAAGGTTTATTACAACCCAATGATTCGTTTACAGCAATGATGTGTAATCCTCCATTTTATAAATCAGAAGAGGAGGCTAGGGGTGCAAATAGGAGAAAATCTAGGAACTTAGGAAATAATGCAGTGCGTAATTTTGCAGGGAATTCTAACGAATTATGGTATGTTGGTGGAGAAAAAGCTTTTTTACATACTTACCTATATGAAAGTTCATTATACCCTAAAGCTAGTAAATGGTTTACAAGTTTAGTATCTAAAAAAGAAAATATTAAAAGTTTAGAAAATTCCTCTAAAAAATTGGGGGTAACAGAATTTAAAGTTATTTCGATGAATCAAGGAAATAAAGTTACCCGAATAGCTTGTTGGAGGTTTTAA
- the bshC gene encoding bacillithiol biosynthesis cysteine-adding enzyme BshC produces MKTTQIPFKNTGFFSKTMIDYLEEDKQTKPFYGNFPSVKGLEKQLDVKKDSIKEKTRKVLVNVLKQQYKKVKTSELTLHNIDKLQLGNTFTITTGHQLNLFTGPLYFLYKIISTINLCEELTSKFPENNFVPVYWMATEDHDFEEINYFNFKGKKVRWNSDQTGGVGRFSTEGLDEVLNVFSNHLGNSKKAQYLKELFEEAYVNHLNLADATRYIANELFGEYGLVILDADERELKREFIPYITKELKEQVSFRKVNETIKELGKNYKVQVNPREINLFYLTEGVRERIIFKNGVYTVNNTDISWDLDSLELHLKECPECFSPNVIMRPLYQEVILPNLCYIGGGGELAYWFQLKQYFEEVEVPFPILLLRNSVQVLSKKQANKLEKLNVTIEELFVKQNELLKKKVTEKSDVSFDFDKQKEFLEKQFNDLRDIAKSTDVSFVGAVNAQEKKQLKGLVNLEKRLLRAEKRKQYDLVQRITELQSEILPNLSLEERQRNFSEYYLEYGNSFIKYLKENLHPLDLQFTVMTI; encoded by the coding sequence ATGAAAACGACACAAATACCATTTAAAAATACAGGTTTTTTCTCTAAAACAATGATTGATTACTTAGAGGAAGATAAACAAACAAAACCATTTTATGGTAACTTTCCTTCTGTTAAAGGATTGGAAAAACAATTAGATGTTAAAAAAGATTCAATTAAAGAAAAAACAAGAAAAGTTTTAGTGAATGTTTTAAAACAACAATACAAAAAAGTTAAAACATCTGAATTAACCCTACACAATATTGATAAATTACAATTAGGAAATACTTTTACTATCACTACTGGTCATCAATTAAATTTATTTACTGGACCGTTATATTTTTTGTACAAAATAATATCTACGATTAATTTATGTGAAGAATTAACTTCGAAGTTTCCTGAAAATAATTTTGTGCCTGTTTATTGGATGGCAACAGAAGATCATGATTTCGAAGAGATTAACTATTTTAATTTTAAAGGGAAAAAAGTGCGATGGAATAGTGATCAAACTGGTGGGGTAGGTCGTTTTTCAACTGAAGGACTTGATGAAGTATTGAATGTGTTTTCTAATCATTTAGGGAACTCTAAAAAAGCTCAGTATTTAAAGGAGCTTTTTGAAGAAGCATACGTTAATCATTTAAATTTAGCAGATGCTACTCGATATATAGCGAATGAGTTGTTTGGGGAGTACGGGTTGGTAATTTTAGATGCCGATGAACGAGAGTTAAAGCGAGAGTTTATACCTTATATAACTAAGGAGCTAAAAGAACAAGTGTCTTTTAGGAAAGTTAATGAAACCATAAAAGAATTAGGTAAGAATTACAAGGTACAGGTAAACCCTAGAGAGATTAATTTATTTTATTTGACTGAAGGTGTTCGAGAGCGAATTATATTTAAAAATGGAGTATACACTGTAAATAATACCGATATATCATGGGATTTAGATAGTTTAGAATTACATTTAAAAGAATGTCCAGAATGTTTTTCTCCTAACGTAATTATGCGTCCACTATACCAAGAGGTAATTTTACCTAATCTTTGTTATATTGGTGGTGGGGGAGAGTTAGCATATTGGTTTCAACTTAAACAATATTTTGAAGAAGTTGAAGTGCCTTTTCCAATATTATTATTGCGTAATTCAGTGCAAGTTTTATCAAAAAAACAAGCTAACAAATTAGAGAAATTAAATGTCACTATTGAGGAATTATTTGTTAAACAAAATGAGTTATTAAAGAAAAAGGTAACTGAAAAATCTGATGTGTCATTTGATTTTGATAAACAGAAAGAGTTCTTAGAAAAACAATTTAATGATTTAAGAGACATTGCAAAAAGCACGGATGTTTCTTTTGTTGGAGCTGTAAATGCTCAAGAAAAAAAACAGCTAAAAGGGCTCGTTAACTTAGAAAAACGTTTGTTACGTGCTGAAAAACGAAAACAATATGATTTAGTACAAAGAATAACTGAATTACAAAGTGAAATATTGCCAAATTTAAGTTTAGAAGAACGCCAACGTAATTTCTCAGAATATTATTTAGAGTATGGAAATAGCTTTATTAAATATTTAAAAGAAAACTTACATCCTCTAGATTTACAGTTTACTGTGATGACTATTTAA
- a CDS encoding class I SAM-dependent methyltransferase has translation MTTKESDCKISEPINLKKHWNSAYINKGTDELGWYERSAQKTIDLINKTGVSKGASILNVGVGTSVIIDELLEEGFTNLIANDFSDEALTKVKSRLNGKAEEVMFIADDLLNATTLNKLTDIEVWNDRAVLHFFLKEDEQTTYFNLLKQVVKQNGFVIIAVFSLDGAKKCCGLPLQLYDEKMLQEKLGKDFKLIESFKHTFINPNGGERPYVYTLFQRINK, from the coding sequence ATGACTACAAAAGAAAGTGATTGTAAGATTTCAGAACCTATAAACTTAAAAAAACATTGGAACTCTGCATACATAAATAAAGGAACTGATGAACTTGGTTGGTATGAAAGGAGTGCTCAAAAAACTATCGATTTAATTAACAAAACAGGGGTTTCCAAAGGAGCATCTATATTAAATGTTGGAGTAGGCACTTCTGTTATTATTGATGAATTATTAGAAGAAGGATTCACAAATTTAATAGCTAATGATTTTTCTGATGAGGCACTAACTAAAGTTAAAAGCAGATTAAATGGTAAAGCGGAGGAAGTTATGTTTATTGCAGATGATTTGTTGAATGCAACTACATTAAATAAGCTAACAGATATTGAAGTTTGGAATGATAGAGCTGTTTTACACTTTTTTTTAAAGGAAGATGAACAAACAACTTATTTTAATTTGCTAAAGCAAGTTGTAAAACAAAATGGTTTTGTAATTATAGCTGTTTTTTCATTGGATGGAGCTAAAAAATGTTGTGGATTGCCTTTGCAATTATACGATGAGAAAATGTTGCAAGAAAAATTAGGAAAAGATTTCAAGTTAATAGAAAGTTTTAAACACACTTTTATAAACCCTAATGGTGGTGAAAGACCTTATGTTTATACATTGTTTCAAAGAATAAATAAGTAA